The proteins below come from a single Danio aesculapii chromosome 23, fDanAes4.1, whole genome shotgun sequence genomic window:
- the LOC130216845 gene encoding protein FAM13A-like, with product MTVQLGNTYIMTTSDDSDSVDSSEPAFRTRPVFGVCLHRVRNAGQMRQGVPAVLMQMVEFLEQYGLRQSELFSVSGSEAQRDALRQRLDCGEIQFFSRDDVHAVASLLILFLKELPHGLIPDKDAKRLLRVFAKTRGEGLNLRRAKKVLESYPPDTFNILSLLFHFLSRVAAQSHVNHMTSEQLAKVFGPCIFHVPDSCMKLVELELCVYLTQHLIDSVTLLLPNMYPPKPRGVLLCTGQRPTVDEH from the exons aTGACAGTGCAGCTCGGAAATACCTATATAATG ACCACCAGTGATGATTCAGATTCAGTAGACTCCAGTGAGCCGGCGTTCAGGACAAGGCCAGTGTTCGGTGTCTGTCTTCACCGTGTGCGGAATGCAGGACAGATGCGGCAGGGTGTCCCAGCAGTGCTCATGCAGATGGTGGAGTTTCTGGAACAATATG GTCTCCGTCAGAGTGAGTTGTTCAGTGTCAGTGGGTCAGAAGCACAGCGTGATGCGCTGAGGCAGCGTCTGGATTGCGGAGAGATTCAGTTTTTTAGCAGAGATGATGTTCACGCTGTTGCATCTCTGCTGATCCTCTTCCTGAAAGAACTGCCACATGGACTCATCCCAGATAAGGACGCCAAGCGGCTGTTGAGAGTGTTTGCAA AAACCAGAGGGGAGGGTTTGAATCTCAGACGTGCAAAGAAGGTCCTGGAGAGTTACCCACCTGACACCTTCAACATCCTATCCCTGCTCTTCCACTTCCTGTCTCGAGTCGCTGCTCAAAGTCACGTCAACCACATGACATCAGAGCAACTGGCAAAGGTTTTTGGACCCTGCATCTTTCA TGTTCCTGATAGCTGCATGAAGCTGGTGGAACTGGAGTTGTGTGTCTATCTGACACAGCACCTTATAGACAGCGTTACGCTCCTGCTTCCCAACATGTATCCTCCAAAACCCAGAGGAGTGCTGCTCTGCACTG GTCAAAGGCCTACTGTGGACGAGCATTAA